AGAATGAAGAGTTGGTTGACTATCTCAGCGCGCTCGCGGTCGAGAAATCCGTGTATGACTATATTCCGTACGACTCCGAGGTAGAGCGCCGGTTCGCAGAGCAGCTCGACGCACGGGAGGACATCAAGCTGTTCGTGAAGCTGCCATCGTGGTTTACGATCGAGACGCCAATAGGCACATACAACCCGGATTGGGCCATCGTCAAGCGGAGCGGCGCCACGCTGTACCTTGTTCGCGAGACGAAAGGCACGAAGGACTTCCTAAAACTGCGAACTGCTGAAGCGGAAAAAGTGCGCTGCGGCGAGCGCCACTTCCAAGCGCTCGACGTTCCATTCGACGTTGTGACGTCCGCAAGTGAGGTCTGACCCGTGGCGCTAACCGTGAGCTCGCTGAGAGTAAAAGGGTATCGAAACATCGCAGATATGACCATCGCGTTTGAGCCGGACTTGACGGTCATCATCGGCGAAAATCACTTGTCTATTATAGCAAAATCGCTACCGACGCCATCTACCTGTACTATTCGATTGCTGACAAAAACATGTTCCGGGCAACAGTCCGACGGTCAACGTAGCTTGCGAAGATCCGCGTCCGCTCCGTGGCGAAATCGACCTTCCTCGGCGAGTAAAATCCGGTGCGAAAGAACGCAGTGTGCCTTGCGCTCAGGACGGCGGCTACGCTAGGGTCCGTTTATGCGACGAGCCAGCGGTCAGGGAGCAGGCGTGGACGATCAGGCGATTACTGTATCCTGGGTTGACATGGGTAGGCAGACAAGAGCCCACGAATAGTAAAAACCATTGCAGTATAAGGGTATTCGCGCCACCAATAATTGGGGAAGGCGGGATTTGAACCCGCATGAGGGGTTACCTCGGCCGCTTTTGAGGCGGCTGCGTCTACCGTTCCGCCACTTCCCCATTTGTCACCCTGATGT
The genomic region above belongs to Candidatus Dormiibacterota bacterium and contains:
- a CDS encoding type III restriction endonuclease subunit R, with the translated sequence NEELVDYLSALAVEKSVYDYIPYDSEVERRFAEQLDAREDIKLFVKLPSWFTIETPIGTYNPDWAIVKRSGATLYLVRETKGTKDFLKLRTAEAEKVRCGERHFQALDVPFDVVTSASEV